The following coding sequences lie in one Drosophila sulfurigaster albostrigata strain 15112-1811.04 chromosome 2R, ASM2355843v2, whole genome shotgun sequence genomic window:
- the LOC133836052 gene encoding coiled-coil domain-containing protein 124, with product MPKKMGINSKAAEARDRKDATKKAIQERNAREAEDRLWQDDDKNLAKKQQRREEEERKKAEAARRKAESKALLDQETNSINTQRKQPLAKINRQQILEEMEKKQRVMDAINEANKPPPTRVVVQHTTLEENLNRSLADTDVATNVDEALAVLSVNDDDDKHPEKRMRAAYKTFESNNLPRIKAENPSLRMSQWKQMLMKEWNKSPDNPFNQAR from the exons ATGCCAAAGAAAATGGGAATTAACTCCAAGGCCGCCGAGGCACGCGACCGCAAGGATGCGACTAAGAAGGCAATACAGGAGCGCAATGCACGTGAGGCAGAAGATCGCCTGTGGCAGGACGATGACAAGAACTTGGCCAAGAAGCAGCAACGAcgcgaagaagaagagcgaAAAAAAGCTGAAGCAGCGCGTCGCAAAGCGGAATCGAAAGCGCTGCTCGACCAGGAGACCAACTCCATTAATACGCAGCGTAAGCAGCCACTGGCGAAGATCAATCGACAGCAGATTCTTGAGGAGATGGAGAAGAAACAGCGGGTGATGGATGCCATCAACGAGGCCAACAAACCGCCGCCAACTCGTGTTGTTGTGCAGCACACGACGCTAGAGGAGAACTTGAATCGCTCGCTGGCTGACACTGATGTGGCCACCAATGTGGACGAGGCGCTGGCCGTGCTCAG TGtcaacgatgatgatgataagcATCCCGAAAAACGCATGCGAGCCGCATACAAAACCTTTGAATCCAATAATCTGCCTCGTATCAAGGCCGAGAATCCTTCGCTGCGTATGTCCCAGTGGAAGCAAATGCTCATGAAGGAGTGGAACAAGTCACCCGACAATCCCTTCAACCAGGCACGCTAA
- the LOC133836050 gene encoding pre-mRNA-splicing factor 18: MDVLKAEIARKRKLLEQKQLVDDKKKYFRRGELNAKDTEEVLQKVGYKKQESVEAPRAEGAYSFVADGQNILPRAEVIRRLRERGEPVLLFGETELEAFDRLRICEISQPEANRGFRNDFQEAMEQVDAAYLQEMFANTPTAKEDKKSDFAELDETISWESIQTMAQKMGRNKDYDMDVIITLLTFLLKLWNDQIANYTKHEKMSTKVKMTRVIYTQTKEYVKPLFRKLKHHTLPEDILDSLRDICKHLLNRNYISASDAYLEMAIGNAPWPIGVTMVGIHARTGREKIFSKNVAHVMNDETQRKYIQGLKRLMTKCQEYFPTDPSKCVEYVSKKGSRINIYIVYVIHKLN, encoded by the coding sequence atggACGTATTAAAGGCAGAAATTGCACGCAAACGCAAATTACTGGAGCAGAAGCAGCTGGTGgacgacaaaaaaaagtattttcgtCGCGGCGAACTCAACGCCAAGGACACAGAGGAAGTGCTGCAGAAAGTGGGCTACAAGAAGCAGGAATCTGTTGAGGCGCCACGAGCAGAAGGCGCCTACAGTTTTGTGGCCGATGGCCAGAATATTTTACCCCGAGCCGAAGTCATTAGAAGATTGCGAGAACGCGGCGAGCCAGTGCTTTTGTTTGGTGAAACGGAGCTGGAAGCTTTCGACAGGCTGCGCATATGCGAGATTTCGCAGCCGGAGGCGAACCGTGGCTTCCGCAACGATTTCCAAGAAGCCATGGAACAGGTAGATGCCGCCTATTTGCAGGAAATGTTCGCCAATACGCCCACAGCCAAAGAAGACAAGAAGTCCGACTTCGCTGAACTGGATGAAACAATTTCGTGGGAGAGCATTCAGACAATGGCCCAGAAAATGGGACGCAACAAAGACTACGACATGGATGTAATCATAACACTGCTCACGTTTCTGCTAAAGCTATGGAACGATCAAATTGCCAACTACACTAAGCACGAAAAGATGTCCACCAAGGTGAAAATGACTCGTGTCATCTACACACAGACCAAGGAGTATGTGAAGCCGCTGTTCCGTAAGCTGAAGCATCACACGCTTCCCGAGGACATTCTGGACAGCTTGCGGGACATCTGCAAGCATCTGCTGAATCGTAATTACATCTCTGCTAGTGATGCTTATCTAGAGATGGCTATTGGTAACGCTCCCTGGCCCATTGGTGTCACCATGGTGGGTATCCATGCGAGAACAGGTCGCGAGAAGATCTTCTCCAAGAACGTGGCGCACGTGATGAACGATGAAACACAGCGCAAATATATTCAGGGACTAAAGCGCTTGATGACCAAGTGCCAGGAATACTTTCCCACAGATCCTTCAAAGTGTGTGGAGTATGTCAGCAAAAAAGGATcgcgaataaatatatatatagtatatgttatCCATAAATTAAACTAA
- the LOC133836051 gene encoding pyrroline-5-carboxylate reductase 2: MAKLDERIGFIGGGNMAFSIGSGLIRGGIVKPSQVLASGPHLENLSRWRELGAVTTDDNCEVLEHTDIIFICVKPHMLAPCTTQLKYKHVPSAKDASKLFVSVLAGTTLATLEEKFAFMDSASLKMIRSMPNTSMQVGEGCTVYCGNSHVLHHDLEKVHLMLNSLGLAQQVPETMIDAVTGIAGCGPAFVYTMIEALADGGVKQGVPRQMAIQFAAQTLLGAAKTVLLTGKHPAVLRDEVCSPGGSTIVGVHELEKGNLRATLINAVEKSSQRSAELGKK; this comes from the exons ATGGCAAAATTGGATGAGCGCATTGGTTTCATTGGAGGCGGCAACATGGCCTTCTCCATTGGCTCGGGCCTCATCCGCGGTGGCATCGTGAAGCCCAGCCAGGTGTTGGCCTCTGGCCCTCACCTCGAGAATCTCTCGCGCTGGCGAGAATTGGGAGCAGTGACAACAGACGACAATTGCGAGGTGCTCGAACACACTGACATTATCTTCATTTGTGTTAAGCCCCATATGCTGGCACCTTGCACCACACAGCTCAAATACAAACACGTTCCTTCTGCCAAGGATGCCAGCAAACTGTTTGTCTCGGTGCTCGCGGGAACAACGCTGGCCACGCTGGAGGAGAAGTTTGCTTTTATGGACAGCGCGAGTCTGAAGATGATACGCAGTATGCCCAACACATCGATGCAGGTGGGCGAGGGTTGCACCGTCTACTGTGGCAACTCTCATGTGCTGCACCACGATCTGGAGAAGGTGCATCTCATGCTCAACTCCCTTGGGTTGGCCCAACAAGTGCCCGAGACGATGATCGACGCTGTCACTGGCATTGCTGGCTGTGGACCTGCCTTTGTCTACACCATGATTGAGGCTCTGGCCGATGGCGGTGTTAAACAAGGAGTTCCTCGCCAGATGGCCATCCAATTCGCGGCACAAACACTCCTGGGAGCTGCCAAGACAGTGCTACTCACCGGCAAGCATCCGGCTGTGCTGCGCGATGAAGTTTGCTCGCCGGGCGGCTCCACCATTGTGGGAGTGCACGAGCTCGAGAAGGGCAATCTCAG AGCTACGCTTATAAATGCCGTGGAGAAGTCATCGCAACGTTCAGCTGAGCTGGGCAAGAAATGA
- the LOC133835545 gene encoding LOW QUALITY PROTEIN: cadherin-99C (The sequence of the model RefSeq protein was modified relative to this genomic sequence to represent the inferred CDS: deleted 1 base in 1 codon) yields the protein MTIQSTMIGRLAPGYLGILLLLGSCQYTVGVLGKSQMCEVETGQTNIILDIEESRGDFIGQPTTPAELPIYGDPNTEIALDLVFPKGQPTFLLDGKKLKLLQPLDRDEENLSHIVFQVSCTIRESNKKRNIPLIVRVSDVNDNAPHFMNTPYEITVPESTPLGSTVYRNIQALDKDAGVNGLVEYFIVKGDANRTEDEKLTSADGYGTFAISFPHQGQVTVAKTLDYEKIQRYYLTIVASDRARNVAERLSSTTTLTVNIADSDDMDPSFIYRGCVLLDGACINPEYTASVPAGSVQGVLNVLPERIQAVDLDTISSRIRYSFASGMPGNYADYFEIDEATGVLKQTKAVDTSTAKRYDIVVRAEEISPPPSRFTTAKLTIAVKPVDANPPVITSSDIEGYVDENSPIGTKVLDASGKPIFFRTTDDDLGEDDPKPDYIYELTTPSFNVTNDGMLVVNEEGLDRDPPAPGRYKFQVVAREPRTNAASAPLSLTVNLRDVNDNAPKLAMVAPISIAAGDQHEERLVAQMVATDIDDGPNAVVTYSIYHVSNNGIQKFKIDEKTGAITTHGRLLAGEQYSITVQASDIGGLSSQAIVEVTVTPGPNTKPPRFSNSVYEVQVSEGAEINSTVTVIHADDPENDPVVYSIMSGNDLRQFAVVQQTGVIMVIRKLDRESLTRYQLIVKAEDNGGLSSSATVNIKVTDINDKNPEFDENTLPYVFTVDEGKADAFVGIVHATDADEGINAEITYSIPTDIPFSINAKSGELRTASALDYERLNEYKFVVTAKDGAPDARLGTASVTVQVNDLPDEVPKFNDARINVRIPENEANYLVATVQAYDPDSMPEITYVLRKGDAELFKISPTSGEVRTTKGLDFEKQRQHELTIGTIENDGDAPGDTVHLVVDVEDRNDVRPVFITVPGPVTVNDDQPIGSIVATMPAIDADGTSPGNVVRYELVGRGKALKYFQVDPDTGAVRIRDELRKEEDTEYQVDIRAYDMGEPQLSSVAMLPVYVRHLLLDPNEDGAMERKLDGEKGMLMNSDTIGLAFSDDNYIVSVPESTAVNSTLKLIQIINSKKPSRETPNYKCEFVQGNEQGIFELSLEDYGCVLVLVKPLDYETKMSYNLEVRLVSHRYFVSPRKDRATIKIIVQDENDNPPEFVFNRLHGQNDTYYPVITPEMDIDTTILQVRATDRDSGKFGILSYKLFDEEDSGAKEEQPSSYFSISEDTGILRTAKLFNDALAANFPMTLYVEASDNDAQEQGSHTTRARIVVNKLTDAHRMALTFSNAAPSKIRTHHASLEELLEEKTNGLVTGIERFSNRKTLTENGTVFENPEATDVWFYLIDPKTEKLLARNDSLVQETLFATAASNELNAAASNLVRASAEGIFAPIQPNELVHKVKATMAALDDEVFSFTLIAISIIILILGTVGIIYICVSWSKYKNFKQRMRQYSAPTPTRYDPVIVNSQAANSGESVANMKEYETQMLAMAVPPDGDEDLQLDFSAKNHAFSLDNVSYITHKQNSGGEGQSSPSHSDATTATISTLRRNNLNNMNNNNLTMNNRQNTFNRTLEMNARNNANPLAIAGNSTPGTLTLGRIKHHNSNHYQNGGYKMDMSASRNNLANVQNNGYSTMGRRGNTFGGMAALNGNGELMTNTLGRNNQQNNRLFAGELPIANPLFQRSNGDLTHSHMSCTNENVVFGKRDYGQMSFSYLNDLDRSEVETTTEL from the exons AGCACACCATTGGGTTCTACAGTTTATCGTAATATACAGGCGCTAGATAAGGATGCTGGTGTTAATGGTTTAGTAGAGTATTTTATAGTCAAGGGCGATGCTAATAGAACCGAAGATGAGAAACTCACGAGTGCCGATGGTTATGGCACCTTTGCTATATCATTTCCCCACCAAGGACAA GTCACAGTCGCTAAGACTTTGGATTACGAGAAGATTCAACGCTATTATCTGACTATTGTAGCTTCG GATCGTGCACGCAATGTGGCCGAGCGTCTGTCATCGACCACAACGCTTACTGTGAACATAGCAGACTCTGATGACATGGATCCATCGTTCATCTACCGGGGATGTGTCTTGCTCGATGGTGCCTGCATCAATCCGGAGTATACAGCATCGGTGCCCGCAGGATCGGTGCAGGGGGTGCTAAATGTCCTTCCTGAAAGGATTCAAGCCGTAGATCTGGATACGATTAGCTCGCGAATACGCTATAGCTTCGCGAGTGGAATGCCAGGAAACTATGCGGACTACTTTGAAATCGATGAGGCAACGGGAGTTCTAAAGCAGACAAAGGCAGTAGATACATCGACAGCCAAACGGTACGATATCGTCGTCAGGGCTGAGGAGATCTCACCGCCTCCCAGCCGATTTACCACGGCTAAACTGACGATTGCTGTGAAGCCAGTAGACGCCAATCCTCCAGTTATCACCTCCTCCGACATCGAGGGATACGTGGACGAGAATTCACCCATTGGCACCAAAGTATTGGATGCAAGTGGTAAACCCATTTTCTTCCGTACCACTGACGATGATCTGGGAGAGGATGATCCGAAACCCGACTACATTTATGAGTTAACGACGCCGTCATTCAACGTGACTAACGATGGTATGCTGGTTGTGAACGAAGAGGGCCTCGATCGTGATCCTCCTGCCCCAGGGCGCTACAAGTTCCAGGTTGTTGCCCGAGAACCGCGCACCAATGCAGCTAGCGCTCCGCTGAGCCTGACTGTGAACTTACGAGATGTCAACGATAATGCTCCCAAGCTGGCGATGGTTGCTCCCATCTCAATTGCAGCGGGTGATCAGCATGAGGAGCGACTGGTCGCTCAAATGGTAGCAACTGACATTGATGACGGACCTAATGCTGTTGTCACTTACTCCATCTATCACGTGTCCAACAATGGCATTCAAAAGTTCAAGATCGACGAGAAGACGGGCGCCATTACGACCCATGGACGTTTACTGGCAGGCGAGCAGTACAGCATCACAGTGCAGGCCTCGGATATTGGTGGACTCTCCTCCCAGGCCATTGTGGAGGTGACTGTCACCCCAGGGCCAAACACGAAGCCACCGCGCTTCAGCAATTCAGTGTACGAGGTGCAAGTTAGCGAGGGTGCCGAAATCAACTCCACAGTCACTGTAATACATGCGGATGACCCCGAAAACGATCCTGTCGTCTACTCTATAATGTCAGGCAACGATCTGCGGCAGTTTGCTGTGGTTCAACAGACTGGCGTCATCATGGTCATACGCAAGCTGGACAGAGAGAGTCTAACGCGTTATCAACTGATCGTGAAGGCCGAGGATAATGGCGGACTCTCCAGCAGTGCAACAGTTAACATCAAGGTGACGGACATCAACGACAAGAACCCAGAGTTCGATGAAAACACGTTGCCTTACGTCTTCACCGTGGATGAGGGCAAAGCAGATGCGTTTGTAGGCATAGTCCATGCCACAGATGCGGATGAGGGCATTAATGCGGAAATAACCTATTCGATACCAACGGACATTCCGTTTAGCATCAATGCCAAGTCAGGGGAGTTGCGCACAGCGTCTGCATTGGATTACGAACGTCTCAACGAGTACAAGTTTGTGGTGACTGCCAAGGATGGTGCTCCCGACGCTCGCCTGGGTACAGCTAGTGTCACAGTCCAGGTGAACGATCTGCCCGATGAGGTGCCGAAGTTTAACGATGCTCGAATCAATGTGCGCATTCCCGAAAACGAAGCCAATTATCTGGTGGCCACCGTGCAAGCATACGATCCCGACTCCATGCCCGAGATTACCTATGTATTGCGAAAGGGCGACGCAGAGCTCTTCAAGATCTCGCCTACGAGCGGAGAGGTGCGTACCACCAAGGGATTGGACTTTGagaagcagcgacagcatGAGCTGACCATTGGCACCATTGAGAACGATGGCGATGCTCCCGGAGACACGGTGCATCTAGTGGTCGATGTCGAGGATCGCAATGATGTGCGTCCTGTGTTCATAACGGTGCCTGGTCCTGTGACTGTGAATGATGATCAACCCATTGGCTCCATCGTTGCCACAATGCCAGCCATCGATGCGGACGGCACTTCACCAGGAAATGTGGTGCGCTACGAGCTCGTGGGACGAGGCAAGGCGTTGAAGTACTTCCAGGTTGATCCCGATACGGGCGCggtgcgtatacgtgatgAATTGCGCAAGGAAGAAGACACTGAGTATCAGGTGGACATAAGAGCCTACGACATGGGCGAACCACAGCTGAGTTCAGTGGCCATGCTGCCCGTCTATGTGCGTCATCTGCTTCTCGATCCTAATGAGGATGGTGCCATGGAGCGCAAACTAGATGGCGAGAAGGGAATGCTAATGAACTCGGACACTATTGGACTCGCTTTTAGCGATGACAATTACATTGTCAGCGTGCCAGAGTCGACAGCTGTGAACAGCACGCTGAAGCTCATTCAGATCATCAACTCAAAGAAACCATCGCGGGAGACGCCCAACTACAAGTGCGAATTTGTGCAGGGCAATGAACAAGGCATCTTTGAGCTGAGTCTTGAGGATTATGGCTGCGTTCTGGTCCTTGTTAAGCCGCTGGATTACGAGACCAAGATGTCCTACAATCTGGAGGTGCGGCTGGTCTCCCATAGATACTTTGTGAGTCCGCGAAAGGATCGCGCTACGATCAAGATTATTGTGCAAGACGAGAATGATAATCCGCCAGAGTTTGTGTTTAATCGATTGCATGGCCAGAACGACACTTACTATCCCGTCATCACGCCCGAAATGGACATTGACACAACGATTCTGCAGGTGCGAGCCACGGATCGTGATTCGGGCAAGTTCGGCATTTTAAGCTACAAGCTCTTTGACGAGGAGGATTCTGGCGCCAAGGAGGAGCAACCTTCCAGCTACTTTTCCATCTCCGAGGACACGGGTATTCTTCGCACGGCAAAGCTCTTTAACGACGCCCTCGCCGCCAACTTCCCCATGACACTGTACGTCGAGGCCAGCGATAATGACGCCCAGGAGCAAGGATCACACACCACGCGAGCGAGAATTGTGGTCAACAAGCTGACAGATGCGCATCGCATGGCGCTCACCTTTTCCAATGCAGCACCCAGCAAGATTCGCACACACCACGCTTCCCTGGAAGAGCTGCTCGAGGAGAAGACCAACGGTCTAGTCACGGGCATCGAACGCTTCAGCAATCGCAAAACCTTGACGGAGAATGGAACTGTCTTCGAGAATCCTGAGGCAACAGACGTCTGGTTCTACCTGATCGATCCCAAGACGGAAAAGTTGCTTGCCCGCAACGATAGCCTTGTTCAAGAGACGCTCTTTGCCACTGCCGCAAGCAATGAACTCAACGCGGCAGCCTCCAATCTGGTGCGAGCCTCTGCCGAG GGCATCTTTGCACCTATACAGCCCAATGAACTCGTTCACAAG GTCAAGGCAACTATGGCAGCTTTGGATGATGAGGTATTCTCCTTCACGTTGATTGCCATCTCCATCATCATTCTTATCCTAGGCACCGTCGGCATCATCTACATCTGCGTCTCCTGGTCCAA GTACAAGAACTTTAAGCAGCGCATGCGTCAATATTCGGCACCAACTCCAACTCGCTACGATCCTGTAATTGTTAACTCACAGGCAGCCAACTCGGGTGAGTCTGTGGCCAACATGAAGGAGTACGAGACCCAGATGCTGGCCATGGCTGTGCCGCCAGATGGCGATGAGGATCTGCAGCTGGACTTCAGTGCCAAGAATCATGCGTTCTCCTTGGACAATGTCAGTTATATAACACACAAGCAGAATAGCGGAGGCGAGGGTCAGTCGAGTCCATCGCATTCAGATGCcaccacagcaacaatttcGACGCTGCGGCGCAATAATCTCAACaatatgaacaacaacaatctgaCGATGAACAATCGTCAGAACACGTTCAATCGCACCCTCGAGATGAATGCCAGGAATAATGCGAATCCCTTGGCCATTGCTGGCAACAGCACACCCGGCACTCTGACGCTGGGCAGGATTAAGCACCATAATAGCAATCACTATCAGAATGGTGGCTACAAAATGGATATGTCGGCCAGTCGCAACAACTTGGCCAATGTCCAGAACAACGGCTACAGCACGATGGGTCGACGAGGCAACACCTTTGGCGGCATGGCTGCTCTCAATGGCAATGGCGAGCTGATGACCAACACTCTGGGCCGCAATAATCAGCAGAACAATCGCCTCTTTGCTGGCGAACTGCCCATCGCCAATCCGCTCTTCCAAAG ATCCAATGGGGACTTGACACACAGTCACATGAGCTGCACCAACGAGAACGTTGTCTTTGGCAAACGGGACTACGGACAAATGAGTTTCTCGTATCTGAATGACTTGGATCGATCCGAAGTGGAAACCACAACGGAACTCTAA